The Halobellus sp. MBLA0158 genome includes the window CGGGAGCGTCACTCGGCGTTGTGGCCAGCATCAGCCTGAAACTCTGGTGGCTCCGGGTGCTGGTCAGACAGTACGATCAACGAACAGACTGATGGTACTCCCTCCTGTTCGAGCTGACTCTAGCCTCTGTATCGGTCACGCCGGTTCTGACAGCGATTGAGTAGGTGTTGAAGGGACTGCTGTATAGAGGATGCGTATCAATCAGTCATTTCCGTCGGAACGGTCGATGCGCCCGAAGCGTTTTCCACCTTGGCGGGCTACCAAGCTGTATGGCACGAGCGGACCCGGCTGATTCGGAGGGGCCTGACCGAGAGATCCGGTTGCTCAAGAACCCGGACGGGCAGTGGACCGCTCGTGATCTCCGTGCGAACGTGACTGCCCAGGGCGAGAGTCGCAGTGCCGCGCTCGAAAACCTCGACGCCGTCGTCGAGGCAGTGGAAGGGGAAGGTGGTCACCCGCCGACCGACGAGGAGATTCGGGACCTCGGCGTCGATCCCGACGTAGCCCGATCGCAGGACGACGACCTCCCCGATGCGTTGCAGTAGCGATGGTGACGCGGGATTTCTCCGGTCAAGACATATACAAAGTCCTCGTGAACGTCGGTGGCTTTCGGCACGTCCGAACGACAGGCGACCATCTGATTCTTCGGTGGGACCCACCGGAAAGCCACGACACTACTGATCCACGGATTGTGACTGTCCCGGCCCACGACTCGATCAGTATCGGTACCCTCCATAATATCGCCGAAGACGCCGGGGCATCCGATTTCGAGGCGTTCTGCGAGTGGGTCGACGAGCACCGCTAACGTACTTCCATCAGACTCAGTTCTCGCTGTCGAGCGATCAATTCACGCTCTATATTCAGCACGACCGCTAAAACATATCACTACCTGAGGGTTTCAACAATACCCGGCACGTCTATTTCTGAATAGTTTGCTATTCGTACTCTTCCGCCCGTGACGGGATGGTACTCGATTAACCAACAAATCTATGCCGATACGGGCTCTGTTGGTTAACACGAGGCGACCGCTGATAGAGATTCCAAGCTTCTTCTCCTCTTCCCGTGAGTGACAAGAGATCTACACCCTGTCAGAGCCGGAGAGCGGACAAGCGGGGATCAAGGGGACAGCAGAATCTGACAATCGGCCGTTTTACTCCGTAGCCGAATTTTCTCACCTTTTACTTTCACTCTGTATGGCTAGAAGGTATATCTCTCAAGGCCAACGTCTCTACTACGGCGACGATGGGTGACGTGACGAAAACACTAGAGCTGAAGCTTGTCGATCCAAACGCACACAAGGAGCACAAGCTTCGGGAAACCCGAGACACCTATCAGAGGGCACTTCAGGCCGCCTTCGCCGCTGGCTGTGACACACAGGCAGCTGCCAACGACGTGGTTGTCGAGTACGACCTGAGCGGCTACGCGAAAAACGCCCTCAAGCAGTACGTCCCACAACTTCACAACAGCTACGACGCCGACGAGCTTCACGACGACCACCCGGTACGCTTCACCAACGAGGGACTGCAACTTGACCATCAGCCACAGAACGCTATCGAGTGGTACGTCAAAATCCCGCATCACGAGGATTACCACCTCTGGATTCCGGCACGAGCCAATCCCGAACAGCGGGAGTGGCTCGAAGCATTGTACGCAGACGACGCCGAGACGGGTGAAAGCCGGCTGTTCGAGCGGGACGGAACGTGGTATCTCCACATCACCGCGACCCGCGATGTGGAGGACGAATCCGAGGCATCCGCTGACGAGCGGACGCCGATAGGCGTGGACATTGGAGAAGCGAGTCTTGTCACGGTGTGTCACCGCGACGACTCTGGTTCTCCTGTTCGCCCCCGCCTGTGGGCCGACGACGGCAAGGCCGTTCGTCGGCTCCGCAAAACCTACTTCACCGCCAAGCGACGGCTTCAGCAGCGCGGCAGTGAGCGAATCGCAGCGTCCTACGGTGACGCACTATGGGACCGGATCGACGACATATTCCACCGTGTGACGCGCGAGGTAGTTGAGTACGCCAAGTCCGTCGAGAACCCGGTGCTGGTGCTAGAAGACTTGACGGACATCCGCGAGAACATAGATTACGGCGAGTATATGAATCGACGGTTGCACGGGTGGGGCTTTGCCAAGCTTCACGCACAGATTCGCTACAAAGCCGCCGAATCGGGGATTCCCGTCGCAACGGTGAATCCCCGAAACACGTCGAAGACGTGCCACGCCTGCGGTGAACATGGCTTCCGGCCACGACAGGCGACGTTCAGATGCTCGAACGACGGCTGTTGGGTTGGTGAGTACCAAGCCGATGTGAACGGGGCAATAAACATTGCAGACCGCTACCGTAGTGGAGAGAGTCACCGCCGAAGCGATCGGAATTCCGGGCAGAAGGCCGGTGACGATGACTCGGCTACGGATGGGGCCTCTTTGACCGGGCCACAAGACAGCCACGCAGATGCTGAAACCCAGCAGGAGACGCGTGGACCGTATGCGTCTTGAAACCAACAGGCCGCTACACTCGGCCTGAAATCCCGTGGTGGGATTCCTCCGCGTAAACGCGGAGGAGGAGGTCAATCAGCTCGCTGGTACGTATTGAGCCGACCGCTACGATCGACGGTGATCTGTCCTTCCTCTTCGAGCTTCCGGAGTTTGTTGTAGATCTGGTGATCGGGGAAATCCAGCTCTTCTCGGAGGTCTTCGATTGTTTTCGGGGCGTCCAACGAGACGAGTAGCGCGTTCTCGAGACAGTACGAGACGAGCCGGTCCGTGATTGGCGTGACAATATTGTGTCGCTCGTCGAGGACATCGAGCGTATCGAGCACAGCAAACGAGAAGAATTGGCCAGTGCGATCTTCCTGGGTCTTGATCTCTCGGAAGATGCTCTCCCAGTCGAGGTCGGCTTGTCTGGCGATCAGTGCGGCATCTTCGAGATCGCCTTCGCGTTCCGTAATCGATTTGAACACGAAGATATCGGTCAGCGAGAGCAGATGTACGTGAAGATCGCCGTACTCGAATGATTGGTCGCACCGCTCGATCATCGCCGGCGTCAACTGGAGCTGGCCGGCGACCGCCTCCACGAAAATATCCCAGCGCGGAAACCCTTCCTTCTCCAGCACAATACTGGGATCAAGCTGGTTGTATGCCGCTTCCAAGTCACTACGCTCCTCGTATCCCAGGTCCTGAAGCGCTTCGGCGATTGCAAAGAACGTCTGTCCGTCCTCAACGACGATGTCGACGTCTTTCGTCGAATCTTTCAACCCACGCAGAATGAGGTTGCCGCCTCCGAGAAGATACACGTCGACAGGCGTCTCCAGGTGGTCGCCAAGCTCTTCGAGCCCCCGTCGAAGGCTATCTTCCGGATGTTGGCCGCGCGGATAGACCCCATAATCGTTCGCGAGATCGATGAATTCCTCCCACGGGAGAAAGAGCTCATCGTGGTGGACCTCCCGCTGGTCGATGTATGCAAAGAGATCTGCCCATTTCTCGACGCACTCCCACCTGTTTGCGAGCCGCCACAGGTCGCTGGCGTCGAGGCTCGCGCGGTGGGTCAGATAGAATACGCCAGCCATCGCCATCTGTTTCTTGTTCTCAGCGACGGTCACCGCATGGATCAGAACCTCCTCGAGTCCCAGCGACCGATCACCTTGATAGACGTAAGTCTTCGCTGGGTGATAGTCAACACCGTAGCGAGTGAACGCCGAGAACGCAGTCGGCGTCCCATCGACGGTGTCCTTGCTCGTTGCGACCAGTCGGTCGCCGTTCGCGCGATATTCGGTTTCGAACGGTGTCGTTCGGGTTCTCGCTTCGAGGAACGACCGAAGCGTGTCATCGGTGATAGCATACCCGTCGTCCGTGTGTGCGATCGCACCCGTCTCCTGGATCTCGTTCAAATGCTTGTAGAGCGTGGACTTGGCGAACCCCTGTGTTTGTAACTCCGAAATCGTCTTCGGACCGTCGAGCAGCGCACCCAAGATGTCCTCTTTCGTCCCTATCAGCACGTTCTCGAGTGCGTAGCGGTCGAGGAGCTCGGCAAGCAGTGATGCTTCGTATGTTGGGGCCAGTTGGACGCCGTCAGTTCGGTCTACAAGATGGGCGTTTTCGAGGTCGCCAACGACCTCCGACGTCCAGCTCTGACTTTTATCGATGGCATCGGCTAATTCGCCAACAGAGTAGGACTGATCCCGCAAACAGTCGATTACCCGTAGCTCCGCTTCTCTCATATATTCCAATTCCACCGATGTGTTTATAACTATATCGGTGAGGATGGAATACAAACACCGGACGCTCAGTGTGGGTCGTCAAATGGTGAGTTTCACAGCACCAATTGAATTATCGACCCCCTCTATTGTGAGGCTTCTTTGATTGCCGTTGGTTTGACATCGGCAGCGTTCCCGGGTTGCTATTTTTTGAATAGTTTGCTATTCATACTCTTCAGCCCGCGAAGGGACGAAATCCGATTAACCAACAAATCTATGTCGGTACGCACTTTGTTGGTTAACACGAGGCGACCGCTAATGTCCTACGAGCCACCGACGCCGCCAGCCGAACTCCCGACAGAGATCGTCGACACGCTCAACGGCTACTCGCCAGACCAGCTCCAGCATGTCGCACGCTATGCCGAGGAGCTGGCAGAGCACAAAGCTCGCGAGGCCCGCCTCGAGGAGGAGTCGGAGGACGACGAGGTCGACGAGCGGCCGGACGATCTGCCGGACGACGTCCCGTCGAAGGCCACGATCACGATCAAGGAGATCAACGACAACCGCTACTACTACTGGCAGTGGAGGGAAGGAGAAACGGTGACATCTAAATATAAAGGTCCGGTCAACCCCGACGAATAGGTCGTGTTTAGTTAAGCGCCAGAGTAATATCCAATGTAGAAGAGCTGCAATGTCGATAATTACCGGAGAAACTGAGTTTCCGGTTACGGTTAGTAACTTAGTACACGGCAAACTCTGAACGGAACGCAGATGTGTGAGACTACTCGAAAGCTCACGAATCAGATCCTACACAAAATAATTACTCGCAGTATTAACTAAACACGACCGACGAATAACCCCGGACATTCATCAGTGATGACGGTTGCTAATGGTCGGCGAAAGGCCGAACCATGCCCGTCGAGGTTGAGTGTGATTTCTGCGGTGAGACAGTTTCAAGACCGCCGTCCGTAGTAGAGCGTGCAGAGCACCACTTCTGTGATAAAGCGTGTTACGGAAAGTGGCGGTCTGAACAAGAGGACGGCAGGATCGTCCTCCAATGCGACTACTGTGGAACAGAGTACAAACGATACGAAAGAACGCTCAAAAACGACCAGACAAACACCTTCTGTAGCAACGAGTGTAGGGGACAGTGGCAGATAGAAAATCGGCTTCAGACCGAATGTACGTACTGCGGGGAGAGCATCAAACGGATCCAGTCCGATATCGAATCAGCGGACCGGCATTTCTGTAGTCGAGAATGCAAGTGGGAGTGGCAGCAGGAGACAGCTACCTACGACTGGGAATCGACGCCGAACTATGGACCGTTGTGGAAAGAACGGCGTGAGCAGGTCTTAGAGCGAGATAATCGAACCTGCCAGGGGTGTGGCCGTAGCGAAGACGAACTCGGATATACGCCACGAGTGCATCATATCCGCCCGTTCTCTGAGTTCGACGAGGACGAGATCGAAGCAGCTCACGACCCATCGAATCTCGTCGCGCTCTGTGAGCCTTGCCATACCCGGTGGGAGGGTATCCCACTCCGTCCGAAGCTGATCTGATGGACACCCCGTGTGCAAAATGAAATTCGAACGGTGAACATCAAGAGAACCGGAGACTGAACCGATTTTCACTTCGATGACGGGGGGATGGTCGACCCTGCGTGTACACTTCGATAGAGGGGTGTGTCCGGATGAGACCATCCGAAACACATCGATAGAGGGGTGCCTACTGGGACTGACAGCATCTACTGATGAGGGTGAATTACGAAATCGGTCAAGCGGGTAGAAAATCAGCTTATGCAAAAATACTGCATTTCAAGCCCTCTAAGTGCATATTACATATCGATAGAGGGGTGTTTGGGACACATCACGGCGAAGATCCAGTTATCCCTCAATGTTATTCTATTATCAATTGGGATTTGCTATCAGACCCAACATACACTTCGATAGAGGGGTGTCAGGTAAGTCTAAGTTTGGTTCCTGATCTGGGCTTTGACGACGGACTGGACCTCGTCTTCAGAGACCATCTCAAGTCGTGAATCCTCACGAAGCGTTTCCAGAATCGTGTCCGGTCGCTCCGCAAACTGAAACTCCAGAAACATCCCGGAACTGGGGCCGTGGCTCCGTCGCTCAAAGTCAACAAGTGAATACGTGGTCAATTCTTTCATTTTGTTCACATATGTTTCTTGGTGATACTGATCGGCATCGATAGCCTCGGTGAGGAACTGGTAGACTCGATATCCCGTCGTACTCCGGGCAGCACCAGTATCAGTTTCGGCTGCGACGGCCGCTGTCGCATAGAGACACAATTTCTTTTGAGTACTGATGCCGCGAACGACTTCGAGAACGCGGTTCTTTTCGACTTTCGCCTGTGCGGCTCGTACGTGCTCCTCACGGACGCGTGTATCGCCCTCCCGTTCGGCGAGTTCGCCAGCAACCCGGATCAGATCAATCGCTTTTCGCGCATCCCCGTGTGTCTGGGCGGCAAAGGCGGCTGCGAGCGGGATCACATCGTCATCAACGACGTCTTCGTAGAATGCATCCTCCCGTCGCCGGAGGATTGATTGTAACTGATTCGCGTCGTAGTCGTCGAAATGAACGTCCTCTGGCGTAAACGAGCTGACTGCACGGCTGCCGACGGCGTCCATCATTTTCGTGTCATTCGAGATCGCGACGACAGACACGTGGGCACTCAGTTCGTTGTTTGCGCCGGCGCGAGAGAGTTGATACAAGAGTCGGGAGAACGCCGGCTCTTGTTTGTCTCGGCGACCCACAAGCATATCCAGTTCATCGAGGACGAAGACGACGGAATCGAAATTCTCGTTGACGATTCGATAGAGTTCGTCCCATTTTTCTTTCGTCGCGACGCCGTGTTTTGGGACCTGGATATCGACGTTCGCCTCATCTGCAGCCTGTTGGACGAGTTCATACACTGCAACGCCGAGCGTATCGAGATCCTGGCAGTTGACTTCGATCGTCCCGAACTGGATATCACGAGAGTCACAGATCCGACTGATGTTGTTACAGACGGCCTTCGTAATGAGCGACTTGCCCGTGCCTGAGGGACCATACAGGAACAGGTTCGGCGGTCGATTGTCGCCGAGGGCGACACGGAGCATCTTGGTGACTTCCTGCAGTTGTTCGTCCCGACCGACGATCCGGTCTTCTTCGACGACATAATTCGGATCTAAAAGGGATCGGTCTCGAATGAGTCCCTCCTCATCGTCGAACTCCAGCAGCATATCCTCGATCGACTGTGCCGATTCCTCGGTGGTTGTCGTCGATTCCGAGATGTCCTCAGGGTGGGTCGAATCCGGGAGATCTTCCGAAACGTCCGATTCAGTAGATTCAGAACGGAAATCGGTGTTCGTGATAGTCTCATCCTCCGGTGTTCTCGAATCAGATCGAGAACGGTCGGAGTCGTCAGTTCCCATATGGAAGGCCATACAACCAAGTTACAAAAAGATTCCCACCCCTATCGAAGTGTGATCATACGCATCAGGTTATGATTCTACGCGAATTCAAAAATTCAATCGTTGGTTGAGAATCGTATTCCCAACGTCCGACGAAGTGTTAACTCAGTCGGTGGATACAGACACACACCCCTCTATCGATGTGTTCGCCGTGTCGATGGGGTGGGAAGGGATACTGGAGAGTATCTTCAGTTCACACTGCCGTTAGCCTTCTTCGCTCGAATTGTACCTACGAGCCGACTAAATCCCCAAACCTTGAGAAATGAATTTCTTTCTTTTCTTCTAGCTTTTTAGAACACACTCACACACACCTCTATCGATGTGTTCGATGTGTCGGCTTTCTCTCCTCCTAACCGGTTTCAGTTCTCGTTAGCATAGATTCGCTTTACGGCAAATAGAGCAACGCTACTCGATAATTTCTCCAATTCATTGATGTCGATATCGTTTGTATTCGGTCAAACACCTCGCGTCCACCTATGGAACACATCGATAGAGGGGTGTCTGTATTTTCGGCTAGCTTCGCTTCTCGAGTCGCGGTTGACTTCTCCACGACTAGTGGCGTGACCTTTCGGCTCGGTTCCCTGGGGACCAGCACAAAACACATCGATAGAGGTGTGTCGCCTGCTGCCGTGTTCTTTACTACCTGCCGTCCCCGTCCCACCGTGATCAGGTAATCTCGTCTTGGCCCTATTGGGTTGCACCGGAGCCCAGCAGTACGTGGCCGGAAACGATATTAACCAACACAAAACCGATATACCCGGAAATGTTGGTTAACCCTCGTGATTCAGGGTAAAGGCAGTCAGCTTCGTTTTTCGAGTCTCAGCGATCTTCCGCCGGATCTCGCTGCGGCCCCAGCCAAGCGGTGCCAGCACACTCTCGACAGCTCTGACGAGTTGCGCCTCGTAGTACGACGCATCATACGACTCTATCTCTTCGTGGGCCAACGCGACCCGCTCTCGCGAGCTTTTCTCG containing:
- a CDS encoding HNH endonuclease; protein product: MPVEVECDFCGETVSRPPSVVERAEHHFCDKACYGKWRSEQEDGRIVLQCDYCGTEYKRYERTLKNDQTNTFCSNECRGQWQIENRLQTECTYCGESIKRIQSDIESADRHFCSRECKWEWQQETATYDWESTPNYGPLWKERREQVLERDNRTCQGCGRSEDELGYTPRVHHIRPFSEFDEDEIEAAHDPSNLVALCEPCHTRWEGIPLRPKLI
- a CDS encoding transcriptional regulator, translated to MREAELRVIDCLRDQSYSVGELADAIDKSQSWTSEVVGDLENAHLVDRTDGVQLAPTYEASLLAELLDRYALENVLIGTKEDILGALLDGPKTISELQTQGFAKSTLYKHLNEIQETGAIAHTDDGYAITDDTLRSFLEARTRTTPFETEYRANGDRLVATSKDTVDGTPTAFSAFTRYGVDYHPAKTYVYQGDRSLGLEEVLIHAVTVAENKKQMAMAGVFYLTHRASLDASDLWRLANRWECVEKWADLFAYIDQREVHHDELFLPWEEFIDLANDYGVYPRGQHPEDSLRRGLEELGDHLETPVDVYLLGGGNLILRGLKDSTKDVDIVVEDGQTFFAIAEALQDLGYEERSDLEAAYNQLDPSIVLEKEGFPRWDIFVEAVAGQLQLTPAMIERCDQSFEYGDLHVHLLSLTDIFVFKSITEREGDLEDAALIARQADLDWESIFREIKTQEDRTGQFFSFAVLDTLDVLDERHNIVTPITDRLVSYCLENALLVSLDAPKTIEDLREELDFPDHQIYNKLRKLEEEGQITVDRSGRLNTYQRAD
- a CDS encoding type II toxin-antitoxin system HicA family toxin, with the protein product MVTRDFSGQDIYKVLVNVGGFRHVRTTGDHLILRWDPPESHDTTDPRIVTVPAHDSISIGTLHNIAEDAGASDFEAFCEWVDEHR
- a CDS encoding type II toxin-antitoxin system HicB family antitoxin, whose translation is MARADPADSEGPDREIRLLKNPDGQWTARDLRANVTAQGESRSAALENLDAVVEAVEGEGGHPPTDEEIRDLGVDPDVARSQDDDLPDALQ
- a CDS encoding RNA-guided endonuclease InsQ/TnpB family protein — translated: MGDVTKTLELKLVDPNAHKEHKLRETRDTYQRALQAAFAAGCDTQAAANDVVVEYDLSGYAKNALKQYVPQLHNSYDADELHDDHPVRFTNEGLQLDHQPQNAIEWYVKIPHHEDYHLWIPARANPEQREWLEALYADDAETGESRLFERDGTWYLHITATRDVEDESEASADERTPIGVDIGEASLVTVCHRDDSGSPVRPRLWADDGKAVRRLRKTYFTAKRRLQQRGSERIAASYGDALWDRIDDIFHRVTREVVEYAKSVENPVLVLEDLTDIRENIDYGEYMNRRLHGWGFAKLHAQIRYKAAESGIPVATVNPRNTSKTCHACGEHGFRPRQATFRCSNDGCWVGEYQADVNGAINIADRYRSGESHRRSDRNSGQKAGDDDSATDGASLTGPQDSHADAETQQETRGPYAS
- a CDS encoding orc1/cdc6 family replication initiation protein, with amino-acid sequence MGTDDSDRSRSDSRTPEDETITNTDFRSESTESDVSEDLPDSTHPEDISESTTTTEESAQSIEDMLLEFDDEEGLIRDRSLLDPNYVVEEDRIVGRDEQLQEVTKMLRVALGDNRPPNLFLYGPSGTGKSLITKAVCNNISRICDSRDIQFGTIEVNCQDLDTLGVAVYELVQQAADEANVDIQVPKHGVATKEKWDELYRIVNENFDSVVFVLDELDMLVGRRDKQEPAFSRLLYQLSRAGANNELSAHVSVVAISNDTKMMDAVGSRAVSSFTPEDVHFDDYDANQLQSILRRREDAFYEDVVDDDVIPLAAAFAAQTHGDARKAIDLIRVAGELAEREGDTRVREEHVRAAQAKVEKNRVLEVVRGISTQKKLCLYATAAVAAETDTGAARSTTGYRVYQFLTEAIDADQYHQETYVNKMKELTTYSLVDFERRSHGPSSGMFLEFQFAERPDTILETLREDSRLEMVSEDEVQSVVKAQIRNQT